One genomic segment of Paenibacillus sp. FSL H8-0332 includes these proteins:
- a CDS encoding carbohydrate ABC transporter permease has product MAKSKANSYRNSSLGDRIFDICNTVFMILLVIVTLYPFLNMFALSFNEANDSVRGDIYIWPREWTLRNFEYVFSESNIFYSTFISAARTIVGTVVSVFCTAMLAYTVSRPEYKLKKFVSVTFIFTMYFSGGLIPGYLLIKELNMLNTFWVYIIPGIIGVFNMIVIRSFIEALPEGLMESAKIDGAGDFITFSRIVLPLTVPALATVSLFVAVYQWNSWFDVFLYNSSMPNLSTLQYELMKMLSTSNTAMSSSSAADAFANAQGNKATVTPTSIRATMTIVASVPIIIVYPFLQKYFVKGMVVGGVKG; this is encoded by the coding sequence ATGGCTAAATCCAAAGCTAATTCATACCGGAATTCTTCATTAGGTGACCGGATTTTTGATATCTGCAATACGGTCTTCATGATTCTCTTGGTCATCGTCACCCTCTACCCGTTCCTGAATATGTTTGCTCTATCGTTCAATGAAGCGAATGACTCCGTCCGTGGGGATATCTATATCTGGCCGCGGGAATGGACGCTGCGAAACTTTGAGTATGTATTCAGTGAATCCAACATTTTCTATTCGACTTTCATCTCCGCAGCACGGACGATTGTCGGAACTGTGGTCTCCGTATTCTGTACAGCGATGCTTGCCTATACGGTCAGCCGTCCGGAATATAAGCTGAAGAAGTTTGTGTCCGTCACTTTTATTTTCACCATGTACTTCAGCGGCGGTCTGATCCCGGGCTACCTGCTGATCAAAGAGCTGAATATGCTTAATACCTTCTGGGTCTATATTATCCCGGGTATCATCGGCGTATTTAATATGATTGTCATTCGTTCCTTCATCGAGGCACTGCCTGAGGGGCTGATGGAATCGGCCAAAATCGATGGCGCCGGAGACTTCATTACGTTCTCGCGTATTGTACTCCCGCTGACGGTTCCGGCTCTGGCTACTGTCTCCTTGTTCGTAGCGGTCTATCAGTGGAACTCCTGGTTCGACGTCTTCCTGTATAACTCATCCATGCCGAACCTGAGTACGCTCCAGTATGAGCTAATGAAGATGCTATCTACGTCCAACACCGCGATGTCCAGTTCCTCGGCAGCTGATGCCTTTGCGAACGCGCAGGGCAACAAAGCGACCGTTACACCGACCTCTATCCGTGCCACGATGACCATTGTGGCCAGTGTGCCGATTATCATCGTCTATCCGTTCCTGCAGAAGTATTTCGTCAAAGGGATGGTTGTCGGCGGGGTCAAAGGCTAA
- a CDS encoding ABC transporter permease subunit → MGKTAVQLAKSNNTGTSRFKTFFKELSKQKMLMLMSLPFLLWVIIFKYLPLWGWTIAFQKFKPAKDLFDQKWVGLDNFKFLFQEQQFYRVLRNTLVMSSINLVLGFVTAIVLALLLNELRNVLFKRTVQTISYLPYFISWVVAANIVQMALAPEGIINVLMLKMQLIDHPVLWLGEGKYFWGILGATEVWKNVGWNTIIYLAAITSIDPSQYEAAEIDGASRLQRMFYITLPGIKPVIVLILIMNLGHILESGFEAQYLLGNGMNLDYSENLDIFVLKYGMQMNNFGLATAAGMFKTLVSFIFLIAANNIAKRMGESRLY, encoded by the coding sequence GTGGGGAAAACCGCTGTGCAGTTGGCAAAATCGAATAATACCGGCACTTCGCGCTTCAAAACCTTTTTTAAAGAGCTATCTAAACAGAAAATGCTGATGCTGATGTCATTGCCCTTTCTGTTATGGGTGATTATATTCAAATACCTCCCGCTATGGGGATGGACGATTGCTTTTCAGAAATTCAAGCCCGCCAAGGATCTGTTCGACCAGAAGTGGGTCGGCTTGGACAATTTCAAGTTCCTGTTCCAGGAACAGCAGTTCTATCGTGTACTTCGTAATACTCTGGTTATGAGCTCCATTAACCTGGTACTGGGTTTTGTAACGGCCATTGTACTGGCCCTTCTGCTGAATGAGCTGCGTAATGTCCTCTTCAAGCGCACCGTGCAGACGATCAGTTACCTGCCTTACTTTATTTCCTGGGTCGTAGCGGCCAATATCGTGCAAATGGCACTGGCACCGGAAGGGATCATCAATGTGCTGATGCTCAAGATGCAGCTTATTGATCATCCGGTTCTGTGGCTGGGTGAAGGCAAGTACTTCTGGGGAATTCTCGGAGCAACGGAAGTCTGGAAGAATGTCGGCTGGAACACCATCATCTATCTGGCTGCCATCACCTCCATCGACCCGTCCCAATATGAAGCAGCCGAGATCGACGGGGCTTCCCGTCTGCAAAGAATGTTCTATATTACCCTGCCGGGCATCAAGCCGGTTATTGTACTGATTCTGATCATGAACCTGGGCCATATTCTGGAATCCGGCTTCGAAGCGCAGTACCTGCTGGGTAACGGTATGAATCTGGACTATTCGGAGAATCTGGATATCTTCGTACTGAAATACGGGATGCAGATGAATAACTTCGGGCTTGCCACCGCAGCGGGTATGTTCAAAACCCTGGTCAGCTTCATCTTCTTGATCGCAGCCAATAATATCGCCAAACGTATGGGCGAAAGCAGATTGTACTAG
- a CDS encoding sensor histidine kinase: MFNFRLNHMKLRSKLIVIYIVCVFIPIILTNVMFYRVTTANIKNQKTADAEQAMTLLQAELRTVIEDAAGISYLYSIDRQLIQHLNTTYASTDRYVESLNAISNLFNRTDKENKIMSSSVIMTDNPTILASGHIIKFEDEMRNQDWYKQISQFSNTHPHLYVTPDSISVIQRLTDRRLETYEHVFKIDLNMNYIRQILDLSSFSGDFYILDPSGQARFGRLSSGTPSKLVTSGQVLTPNEIPKPKQAIVIDKTYQNNRYLSGWSIYGVLDEALILSDVRQSGQFILWFAGINFLVPTLVIVIMSRSIHTRIKNILKHMKSVKDKNFGLIPYHLERDEIGELTVEFNRMSKRIENLINDVYVAEIQKKELELRQRQAQLHALHSQINPHFLFNALETIRMRSMMKGETQTARTIQNMAKIFRKSIMWKSSFVTIREELELIECFLEIQKYRFDNKLEYHIEVDQSLLNIEIPKMAFLPYVENASIHGIENIAGIGYINIQIAQENGQILFVITDNGVGMDQAKISELLHYLEDDSAMGDSIGMKNVITRLRITYGESFTFTITSEPGAGTRILLRLPLENK, from the coding sequence GTGTTCAACTTTCGTCTGAATCATATGAAGCTTAGAAGCAAGCTGATCGTCATCTACATTGTATGCGTGTTCATTCCAATCATCCTGACCAATGTGATGTTCTACCGGGTAACCACTGCCAATATCAAGAATCAGAAGACCGCGGATGCCGAGCAGGCAATGACCCTGTTACAAGCCGAGCTGAGGACGGTTATTGAGGATGCCGCAGGCATCTCCTACCTCTACTCCATTGACCGGCAGCTCATTCAACATCTGAACACCACCTATGCGTCCACAGACCGTTATGTGGAATCGTTGAATGCCATATCGAATCTGTTCAACCGCACCGACAAGGAGAATAAAATCATGAGCTCCTCTGTCATCATGACAGACAATCCAACCATTCTCGCCTCGGGCCATATCATAAAATTCGAGGATGAAATGCGAAATCAGGACTGGTATAAACAGATTAGTCAATTCAGCAATACACATCCCCATCTCTATGTTACGCCTGACAGTATCAGTGTCATCCAAAGACTCACCGACCGCCGGCTTGAGACCTATGAGCATGTATTCAAAATTGATCTGAATATGAATTATATCCGGCAAATTCTGGACTTATCCAGTTTCAGCGGGGACTTCTACATTCTCGACCCTTCCGGTCAAGCGCGCTTCGGCCGTCTCTCCAGCGGTACACCCAGCAAGCTGGTTACGTCAGGACAGGTCCTTACTCCGAATGAGATTCCCAAGCCGAAGCAGGCCATCGTGATCGACAAAACCTATCAGAATAACCGTTATTTAAGCGGATGGTCCATCTATGGCGTACTGGATGAAGCGCTCATTCTGTCGGATGTGAGACAATCGGGCCAATTTATCCTGTGGTTTGCCGGGATTAACTTCCTTGTGCCTACCCTAGTGATCGTGATCATGTCCCGCTCGATCCACACACGTATCAAAAACATCCTGAAGCACATGAAGTCCGTAAAGGACAAAAATTTCGGTCTGATTCCCTATCACCTGGAGCGGGATGAGATCGGTGAGCTTACGGTAGAATTCAACCGGATGAGCAAACGGATCGAGAACCTGATCAATGATGTATATGTCGCAGAGATACAGAAGAAGGAGCTGGAGCTGCGGCAGCGGCAGGCTCAGCTTCATGCGCTGCACAGCCAGATTAACCCTCACTTCCTGTTCAATGCACTGGAGACCATCCGTATGCGCAGTATGATGAAGGGCGAAACCCAGACGGCCCGGACGATTCAGAACATGGCGAAGATTTTCCGCAAATCAATTATGTGGAAAAGCAGCTTCGTTACGATACGCGAGGAGCTTGAATTAATCGAGTGCTTCCTGGAGATTCAGAAATACCGCTTCGACAACAAGCTTGAATATCACATCGAGGTTGACCAATCGCTGCTGAACATTGAAATCCCGAAGATGGCCTTCCTTCCGTATGTGGAGAACGCCAGTATCCATGGGATTGAGAATATAGCCGGCATCGGGTATATCAACATTCAAATCGCTCAGGAGAACGGGCAGATCCTCTTCGTCATTACGGATAACGGCGTGGGCATGGATCAGGCAAAAATCAGCGAGCTGCTGCATTACCTGGAGGATGACTCGGCCATGGGCGATTCAATCGGGATGAAGAATGTCATCACCCGGCTGAGGATCACCTACGGGGAATCGTTCACCTTCACGATCACGAGCGAGCCCGGAGCGGGAACGCGCATTTTGCTGCGGCTGCCTCTGGAGAACAAATAA
- a CDS encoding ABC transporter substrate-binding protein, with translation MRTKKWLQTGLAVVMASALLIVGCSNGNNAGGKNSESGGENSEVSTEPVTFTYFGFGANKDVMASDTTIGKKLQEQTGVDWKMENVVGDASTKSGVMIAGGDYPDVISPVGELAKFLDAGAYIPLNDLIEKYGPNIKRVYGDYMNKITNEDGNIYILPFTANVNGYLSPPDPSSTFWMQRRVLKEFGYPQVKTLDQYFDLIEKYQAKYPKIDGKDTIGFVTFAGTAGEFYTITNQPMHLAGYPNEGSVMVDMESHEAKLYQGTDTEKRWLAKLNEMNGKGLVDPETFTANKDQYLAKLTSGRVLGYVNYSWQVNDATTNLRTAGNDDLRYVALPILYDEGIKDAYVDPPSFVNNRGLGITVSAKDPVRIIKYFDNLLTDENQKLVQWGEEGVTYSKNAEGRMVMSEEQLKNRNDNDFKRKYGFSYFDYEWPRYGDNSVYEDGNAHVPFNQPEVAAINYTEGDKALLKAYNLKTFSDFYAEPVERPWYPAWSIEKEPGSPEQLFSQRAGDLQQKYYPRMVLAAPGGFEAVWNEYLAEYNKLDVKGYEEFMTNKVKARVEGKW, from the coding sequence ATGCGTACAAAGAAATGGTTGCAAACCGGACTGGCTGTTGTTATGGCTTCGGCACTCCTCATTGTCGGCTGTTCGAACGGCAACAATGCAGGCGGAAAGAACAGTGAGTCCGGCGGAGAAAACAGCGAAGTCAGCACAGAACCGGTAACATTCACTTACTTCGGCTTCGGGGCCAACAAGGATGTCATGGCCAGTGATACCACCATCGGCAAGAAGCTTCAGGAACAGACAGGTGTAGACTGGAAGATGGAAAACGTGGTTGGGGATGCAAGCACCAAGTCCGGTGTTATGATTGCCGGCGGCGACTATCCTGATGTCATCTCTCCAGTCGGCGAGCTGGCCAAGTTCCTGGATGCCGGTGCCTATATTCCGCTCAATGACCTGATTGAGAAGTATGGTCCTAATATCAAGCGCGTCTACGGCGACTACATGAACAAGATCACGAATGAAGACGGCAACATCTATATCCTTCCCTTCACTGCAAATGTAAACGGATACTTGTCGCCGCCGGACCCTAGCAGCACCTTCTGGATGCAGAGACGCGTCCTCAAGGAATTCGGTTACCCGCAAGTGAAAACGCTTGACCAGTACTTTGACCTGATTGAGAAATACCAGGCTAAGTACCCTAAGATAGATGGTAAAGATACCATCGGCTTCGTCACCTTCGCCGGTACAGCCGGAGAATTCTACACCATCACCAACCAGCCAATGCACCTGGCCGGTTATCCGAATGAAGGCAGTGTTATGGTCGACATGGAGTCTCATGAAGCCAAGCTGTATCAGGGAACGGACACCGAGAAGCGCTGGCTGGCCAAGTTGAACGAAATGAACGGTAAGGGCCTGGTTGACCCTGAGACGTTCACTGCGAACAAAGACCAGTATCTGGCGAAGCTGACCTCCGGCCGTGTACTCGGATATGTCAACTATTCCTGGCAGGTCAACGATGCCACTACCAACCTGAGAACCGCCGGTAATGACGACCTGCGTTACGTTGCCCTTCCTATTTTATATGACGAAGGCATTAAAGACGCTTATGTTGATCCTCCTTCCTTCGTGAACAACCGCGGACTGGGGATCACCGTCAGCGCGAAAGATCCGGTCCGTATTATTAAATACTTCGACAATCTGCTGACCGATGAGAACCAGAAGCTTGTACAGTGGGGCGAAGAAGGCGTAACTTACTCCAAGAATGCCGAAGGCCGTATGGTTATGAGCGAAGAACAGTTAAAAAACCGCAACGACAATGATTTCAAACGTAAATACGGCTTCTCCTATTTCGATTATGAGTGGCCGCGTTATGGCGATAACTCTGTGTATGAGGACGGCAACGCCCATGTTCCGTTCAACCAGCCGGAAGTTGCAGCCATCAACTACACCGAAGGCGACAAAGCCTTGCTGAAGGCCTACAACCTGAAGACCTTCTCCGACTTCTATGCTGAGCCGGTAGAACGCCCATGGTACCCTGCATGGAGTATTGAGAAAGAACCGGGCTCCCCGGAGCAGCTCTTCAGCCAGAGAGCCGGCGATTTGCAGCAGAAATATTATCCTCGTATGGTCCTTGCTGCACCAGGAGGCTTCGAGGCTGTCTGGAATGAATACCTTGCCGAATACAACAAATTGGACGTCAAGGGCTACGAAGAATTCATGACTAACAAGGTAAAAGCCCGTGTTGAGGGCAAGTGGTAA
- a CDS encoding monooxygenase, producing MKYEVILIGGGPVGMMLAGELALAGVKVCVIERLKETTPYSRALTVHPRTLEILDMRGVKSQLISQGRLLSRGHFAGLETPLDFTVLDSSSNHTLFLPQSETEKVLEEWALSLGAEVWREVEALSVQQDEDGVDVKIAGPHGETTLRSAYVVGTDGARSLVRKHANISYEGTDATFTAILGDAVLSDLAPMSVISRITEKGLVSIMPINDHMYRVLMIDMERRNISKDEPVTLEEFRSSLIRTTGSDLGLNDVKWMSRFGNATRQAGRYRNGRLFLAGDSAHIHFPAGGQGMNVGLQEAMNLGWKLAGAIKGWAPDWLLDSYHAERFPWNTTLLRNTEVQTLLLDVTPPITELRSMLAKLIQIPEANYQIAAQVSAMDVHYDPDAEAPPHPLNGKRFKDLSLKLKGGPLINAYPLLHKGTFLLLHFHSNEQNSGQWETYSNLQVVHASLAEADADWNDVHTALIRPDGHIAWAIPLSVPNPMQTINEGITRWCGDSTV from the coding sequence ATGAAATATGAAGTCATCCTGATCGGTGGCGGGCCTGTCGGCATGATGCTGGCCGGGGAATTGGCATTAGCCGGTGTAAAGGTCTGCGTCATTGAGCGATTAAAAGAGACAACCCCTTATTCACGTGCGCTTACCGTGCATCCTCGAACTCTTGAAATATTAGATATGCGTGGAGTGAAATCACAATTAATCAGTCAAGGCCGCTTACTTTCGAGAGGACATTTCGCCGGATTAGAAACTCCTTTGGATTTCACGGTGTTGGATTCTTCTTCCAATCACACTCTCTTTTTACCGCAGAGTGAGACGGAGAAGGTGTTGGAGGAATGGGCGCTTAGCCTTGGCGCAGAGGTCTGGAGAGAGGTTGAGGCTCTATCTGTACAACAGGATGAGGATGGGGTTGACGTTAAGATCGCAGGACCTCATGGAGAAACAACGTTAAGATCAGCTTATGTGGTAGGTACGGATGGAGCCAGAAGTTTGGTTCGCAAGCATGCAAATATATCATATGAAGGTACAGATGCGACCTTCACGGCGATTCTGGGGGATGCCGTTCTATCTGATTTGGCTCCTATGAGTGTCATATCCCGGATTACAGAAAAAGGATTGGTCAGTATCATGCCGATCAATGATCATATGTATCGGGTCTTGATGATCGATATGGAGAGACGTAACATCTCTAAGGATGAGCCCGTTACATTGGAAGAGTTTCGTTCATCGCTCATCCGTACGACCGGAAGCGATCTGGGATTGAACGATGTGAAATGGATGTCCCGTTTCGGAAATGCGACGCGGCAAGCTGGACGCTATCGGAATGGTCGATTGTTCTTGGCGGGAGATTCGGCGCACATTCATTTTCCCGCTGGTGGACAGGGAATGAACGTCGGCTTACAAGAAGCGATGAACTTAGGCTGGAAGCTTGCAGGAGCAATCAAAGGCTGGGCTCCGGACTGGCTATTGGACAGTTATCATGCCGAGCGCTTTCCATGGAATACGACCTTGCTCCGGAATACCGAGGTCCAAACCCTGCTTCTGGACGTGACTCCCCCTATCACGGAACTTCGAAGCATGTTAGCTAAACTGATTCAAATACCGGAGGCTAATTATCAAATCGCCGCACAAGTTTCCGCAATGGATGTACATTATGATCCAGACGCCGAAGCGCCCCCCCATCCTTTAAATGGGAAACGTTTCAAGGATCTAAGCTTAAAGCTGAAAGGCGGGCCATTGATTAACGCCTATCCGTTACTACACAAAGGTACTTTTCTTCTGCTGCATTTCCATTCTAATGAACAGAATAGCGGTCAATGGGAAACGTATAGCAACCTTCAAGTTGTACATGCCTCTTTGGCTGAGGCTGACGCGGATTGGAACGACGTCCACACGGCGCTTATTCGTCCGGATGGACATATTGCCTGGGCGATTCCTCTATCCGTTCCAAATCCAATGCAAACCATAAATGAAGGAATCACTCGCTGGTGCGGAGACAGTACCGTGTAG